The window AACTGAAATTGAATAAGAGGGTTTGAGGTTTGTTTAGATTAAAATCGTTGTTGGTAGTAAAAAAAGAAGTGAAGCCATTGGCTACCGTCGCCATCAAATCAGTTGTTTTAGCGGTAGAATAATTGATGTTTAAAGTGTTGATGCTGTTCCACCAATTAAGTTTGTCAAAGGTAAACGTTTGGGAAATCCCATATCTTCTAATGTCGAAAATGTTTTTATAAATCAGACGAATGTTGCTGGTTTCTAGGTAGGGTAAGCCAACTTGATTGAAAACATCGTTCTCTAGGCTGTGGTATAATTTGGTTTCTAGTTTTTTGTAGGTGTAAAAGAATTCAAAATTATCTACAAAATAAGGCCGCAAAACCTGATTGCCTTCCACACTCAGAAATGGTGTAACGTAAGTGAGATTGGGATTCAGTTCTGCAAAATTGGGTCGGGCAATTCGCTTGCTGTAACTGAATCGGTAAGTGGAATTTTTATTGGCCGAATAAGATAGGTTAATGGACGGAAAGAGTTTCGTGTATTTGTTATCGATCGATTGGTTGCGGTTTCCGCTGTGAGATTTGGTTTGAATAGCTTCCATTCGCAATCCGATTTGTGCTTCGAATTGATCATTGATTTTTTTGTTTCCCGAGACATACAGAGCCTGCACATTTTCATCATAATGGTATTGATTGTTGATTTGTGGTAAATCGGGATTTAGAGTAGTGACTAATCCGCTGTTAAAAGCCGTGATGTAGTTTTCTGTTTTGGAAACTGAGATTTTCCCTCCTGTGCTCCAGTTCGCCCAAGTTGTAGGAAGTTCTATATCTACTTTTCCGGAGAAATTATTGGTGCTTTGCTGATTGTTATTGATGCCATTGAAATACTGAATGTTGAAAGGAATTTTTCTCACAGAAGTTCCTTCGTACGGTCTTGTGTCAAAGTTGACATAATTAAAATAGTCGAGATTCACGTTGATTTTCTTACCTAAAGAATCGAGTTTTATTTCATTAAACAGATTCAGAGAATTGAATTTAGGTTTCTGCGATGCATTGACTTCGGATAAAATTTCATTGAAAGGATTGCTATTTTCATATTGATAAACCGATGATTTGGTGATTCTGTTGGCTTTTGCATTATTCGTATTCGCAATGTATTGAAAACCGAAAGTCCAATTAGCCGTTGCTGCATATTGCAGTCCAAGAACACTGTTTAGTCGTTTGTATTCTCTTTTAAAAGCCTGTCTGGTAATCCAAAACTCATTGGGAAAACTGTTGTAGTCCCGATAATCATGATATTCACCACCATCTCGGTAATTGAAAGAGGCAGAAAGGCTCAACTTGTTTTTATTATACATAGTCATTCCTTAAAAAGCTAGTTTTCATTTTGAAAATTATACTTGCATAAAAAAGTTCGGAGAAGAATTTCGAGCCAAAGAGTGATTTGCTCTTTAATTTGGTTCAATCTCATCTTCAGATTGTATCCAATTCCAGCTAATAAGGCATTATTGATATCTCCAGCTACTCCTTTAAGGAAGTTTAATCCTAAGGAGTGGTTTCTTTTTAGATGTGAGATACAAGGCTCTATCGCTGTTCTTGCTCGGAATCTCAATCTTGCAACTTGTTGCTCATATCTTGTTTTTTCTTTTTTTGTTGGAAGCAAAATTACTGTCCCTTCTACTACTTTTATTCCTCTAAATCCTCGGTCTGTACTCGCTTTCTTAGGCCTTGTTCCTCCAACGGATTTTCTTACTCGCTCACTTTGTGCTAATGATTCTTCCAATGTTTTGCTATCGTGAGGATTGCCTGAAAATCTTTTTATGGAACTGATGATGCCTGTTTTCCTTCCTCGAACTACCGCCACTTTTGTCCCAAACTCGTATGCCTTTCCCGATTTCCCTTTCGCAATACAAGCCACTTGAGGTTCGTGAAGACTGTAAATCTTGTCTTTCGTATTGCGTTCTTGGGTGAGTGCTTTGAGGTAAATTTTAAAAACTTCTTCATAGTCTTTCAAAATAGTTGAAGGAAGTTTTCTTTCCAATTCCCGAAGCACTCTTTTCCCAATCGTTCTGAGCTTTTTTCTTGCCATTTTTGCCTTCTTCTGTCTTCTCGGATGGTGCCCAAAATAAGCATCTCGCAACAATTGTTTGCTTACTCTTTTATAGCTTTGTCTTTGAATTACCCCTTCTTTTTCAGCTATTTTTACGCAATTGTCTATTACTTTTTTTGCTAATTTTGAATCCGTAGGAAAGGTAATATTCTTCTCCTGAACCGTGGTATCAATCTGAACTTCATCTTCTGTTTTGGCTTTTGGATGAAGAGAAACGCTTTGTCCTAAAAGGAATTCTAACCCCTTCTCGCCAATTCTCTTTCTAAAGTGTACAAAATTGCTCGGATCAAAAGGCTGCTGGGTCTGAAAAAAATCTTCGCCCGTAAAATATTGCCAATACGCGTTCTCCACCCATCTTTCTACAACCGTTTCGTCGCTTTCTTTAAACATTTCCTTAAGCAAAAGCATTCCTGCTATTTTACGAATTGCAACCGAGGGTCTTCCTTGCTCTGAAAACAGTTTTGCAAATTCTTGCTCCATTTTCTCCCAAGAGATTTCGTGAGCCAATTTTACCAACGGATGCTCCATATTAATGAGTTCGGTAAGTCTGGTCTTGAATAAATTTTGCTGTAAATCTGGTTTTATTTTACCTAACATTTTGCCGCTTTTTACACCCTAAAAATACGGTTTCTTGCAATTTTTTACAATAATTTATTGTTATATTTTACAATATAAAACTGAAAACCAAAACGTTAAAATGTTTTTAAGGAGTGACTAGATAGTTCTTTTACTTACCGAAAATTTGTCTGATAATTCTGTTGAAGTTATGAGACGTTTCGTTTGAAGTTGCAGTAAAATCGAAGTCAGTCTGGAAAGACGTTTCGTGTCATTTTCAATCATCAGTAGTTTTAAGATAAATGTTTCCTGTAAAAATACAAAATTACCAATCTATTTTTCTTCCATGAAAAATGCAAAAAATGAAAATCATCGTTTCAGCAGAAGGACAAATCTCTTTTTCAAGGATATCAATCCATTGAGTAATAAAAGACTTTATTACTTAATGAATAATAATAATGATGTTTATACAAGGTTGTTAGCAAACCCTTACTATGACCATGAAATAAGACATGTTATTTAAACTCCTTAATTATATATCATAACTTTTAAGTTCGAATACTTGTTCTTATCTGAAAATAATATTTGGAAATACTTCCTTTATCGAAAATTTCTCTATCAAAAGTTCATACCATAATACACAACCCTATTTTATTAGAAGTTTTCATCAATAAGCCTAGGTTTTCGATTTTTTACAAATTAGTTAATCCGAGTTGTAATCTCACCCACTTTAGGCCCACTCAAAAGTAGAGTTTTTTGTTAATAATTGATTGTTGTCGTTGTTAAAATTTTGTTGGAATGTGGGAAACTCGTTGGCCGTAGCTTGGGCAAGTTTTCCATATTTCAACAAAAAATCCCTTGGTGTGAGGTATTGCAATGATTTGTGAGGCCGCTCATTGTTATACATCCACATCCAGATTTCTGAATAATTTCTCATCTGCCTGATGTCCTCAAAAAGATAAACATCTAAAAATTCTGTCCGAAAAGTCCTGTTGAATCTCTCCACCAAAGAGTTCTGCGTAGGTTTTCCAGGCTGAATATAATGAAGTGCAATCTCATTTTTATTGCACCAATCTTTTAGTTTTTCTGCAATAAACTCCGGACCGTTGTCAACTCTTATTTTTTCAGGTTTCCCACGCCAGTCAATCAGTTGCTCCAGTTGTGAAACTACTCTTGATGACGGTAAACTGGTATCGATGGTAATATTCAAAATCTCTCTGTTGAAATCATCAATAATATTGAGGCTTCTCACGCTTTTACCACATTCCAAAGTGTCGTGCATAAAGTCCATACTCCACGTTACATTGGGATAAATAGGTCGAAGCAAAGGCTCTTTTACCCTTGTCGGAAGTCGTTTTTTCCGCTTGCTTCTCAGATTCAGTTTCATCGATTTGTAAATCCTGTAAACCCGCTTGTGATTCCACCCGAAACCCAAGTTTCTCAAACGGTGATGCATCGTCCAAAATCCCCAGGTCTAATGCTGGTTTGCAAGCAAGAATAGTTCCTCCCGAATCTTGTCGTCTTCATTGTTTTTCTTCTTCTTGTAATAAAATACAGAACTGTTTATGAGAAAAAGTTTACACGCATTCCGAGTGCTTATCCCGCGCTGTGACACGGAATAAACAACCAGTTCCCGTTTCTCGGAAGGTGTTAAAGCTTTTTTGCGATCACATCTTTCATCACCACATTTTCCAGCGTAAGTTCCGCTACGATCTTTTTGTATTGTGAAAGTTCCTTTTCAAGTTCTTTCATCTTCGAGAGTTGCTGCACATCCAATCCGCCATATTTGCTCTTCCATTTGTAAAATGTCGGCTGGCTGATGCCGTGCTCCCGACAGATTTCATTCACTGTCTTTCTTTGATTTTGCTCAGATAAAATCTTGATGATCTGAACTTCTGAAAATTTACTGTTTTTCATAGTCTTCCAAATTTAAAAACTATATTTTTAAATGATACGGTTTTTGGGGAAGATTGCAGGTTTCTGATATTACCTATATCCGTACAGATGGTAAGTTTGCATTAAGAAAAACAGATTGATAACTTAGTTGAAAATATTAACCAAAAGATAAAAAGCAGCAGGATAAAGGCAGACGTTTCGTTGATACTTAGATATCGCCCCGGATTTTATTCCCTTGCTGCTGTTTTCTTCCAAATCCGGATAGAACATTGTTGGTAAAAACTTTTACCATGGTGGATCAGAAGAAAACCTCTTTATAAAAAGATTTACAATGACAAAATTATCAAAAAAAGTGATTGGTGTAGATGTTGGATCAAAGTTTTTAACGGTGAGTTTTAATGATAGCAATCATCAGGATCAGGTTTATAATATAGAAAACAACCAGCGTTCAATTTTATCTTTTTTAAAGAAAATATCATCAGATGATTATTGTTTCGTTATCGAAGCTACCGGTAATTACAGCAGCAGAGTGCTTCACCTTTCTTTGGGTAACGGTTTTGAATCCAGCTTGATAAACTGTATGTCTGTAAAGCATTTTGCAAGGATGAAAAATATTATTGCAAAAACAGATGCTGAAGATGCTAAATTAATCAGGCTTTATGGCGAGCTGTTTCGTCCTGAGAATTATATCCCAAAGAGTATCGAGATTGAACACCTTGATCAGGAGATTAAACTTTTGAATGATTTAGAGGAAGAAAAACGCAGATATGCTGTAAAACTAAAGTCACTTCGTTATAATCCTTATCTTAATCCTAACACAGAAAAGCACTATGAAAGAAGACTCAAACATTTGGAAAAGGAAATCAAAGAAGTTGAAGTGCGTCTTCCCAAACTTCAGGATGAAGAATTCAAGGAAGTAAAAGATTTACTACAAAGTGTATCAGGAATTGGCGAAAAGACTTCATTACAGCTAATGACAGCTACATCGGGATTTAAAAACTTTGATTCGGCAAAATCTCTTGTAAAATATTTTGGATTGGCACCGCGAATTTATCAGTCTGGAAAGAAATGTTATTCTCCCGGAAAGTGCAGAACCTCAAAAACCCATATCAGAAGTCTGCTGTATGTCTGCTCCTGGACGGCAATGAAACACAATGTGCACTGCAAAGAACTTTACTTAAGGTTGTTGGCAAAAGGTAAACCTAAGAAACTGGCATTGATAGCAGTTTGCAACAAGCTTTTAAGAATTTGTTTTGGTGTGGTGAAAAATAAAATAGCTTATCAATCAGATTACAAGAAAAACTGTAAAATTTTAACATAAGCAATTTGCAGATTAACATAGAACATCAGGGCTGGTTATATCTCACTACAGTTATTGACTTATTTGACAGAAAGGTTATAGGGTAGTTGTTAAGTGAGACAATGAAAGCTCAGGACACCAGTATTGCTGCCTTGAAAATAGCACGACTTCTCCGTCCATGATAGTTTAATTTTTTCATTCGGACAGAGGGATACAGTATGCCTGCACAGGATTTACGTCAATAGTCGGAAAAAACATTACCCGAAGCATAAGCGGAAAAGGAAATTGTTATGATAATGCTGTAGCGGAGAGTTTTTGATCCGTAAAAGATAAATCATTTTTTCTGTTCAGATTGTCAAAACTTTTTGCCTAATCCCCAAGTTTTGAAACTGATCCGGAATTTCCAATCTATTTTCAGACCATAAAAAAAGAGCAGATAAAAATAAATTATCTGCTCTTTGCATTTCTAATGAAGAAAAATAATCTTCAGAAGTTAAGCTATTTTAACGTTAACGGCATTAAGACCTTTGTTACCATTTTGTACATCGTAGGTTACAACATCGTTTTCACGAATGTTATCTACTAAACCTGAAGTATGTACGAAAATGTCTGGACCACCTGCTGATGGAGTAATAAAACCAAATCCTTTAGTTTCGTTAAAGAATTTTACTGTTCCTTGTTGCATTGTATATGTATTAAAAAAATTATAAGATTAAATATCCTGATATCAATCAAAACTATAATAAAATTTTGAGAAAAAAAATGGATGGATAGAATTTAAGAGTGAAAATCGAACTTCTTAAAAGGTAGTACACCTAAAATATTAATGACAAAATTGAGCATTTTTAAGTTTGCATCCTCTGAGAAATAACAGTTCTTAGAAGAGCTAATATTAAAAAGCATTATTATTTTACAAATATAGCTAAATTAAATTGATTTTTAAGTATGATTTGCAATTATTTTAGTTTTTGCCCTTAATTCCCATATCCACTGTATAGATTTCCCTCTCATCTTCGGACTTAAAATATCCTTCATAAATGACAGACAGACAGTCTTTTTCATTGTCGGGATTTAGAAATTTGTAACAATTCCAACCCATTATTTTTTTATCTTCCTGATAATTAATTTTAGTTGTCCGAATAAATGATTCTATGATTTTATAATAACCTGGATTGAAAAACAAGTATTATTATGAAGAATAATCTTTTAATAATTGCCTGTAGCTTGTAAGGATGGCAGATTTTGAAATAAAACCGATAAATTTATTTTCATCATCAATAACAGGAAGATGCCATGTATCGGTATCATCAAACATCTGAATAATATTTACGAGTTGATCATTTAAATGAACAAGCGCCTCAGGAACTTTAACCAATTTAGAAATATTCAGTTCTTGATTTTCATTAAATAAATAAGGACGGATGTCATCTAAAGTAAGAATTCCTTTCAATTTATTCCCATCATCTACAACGGCAAAATTATTCTTTTTTCCATTGCTGATGAGGTTGTAAAGCTCCTGTAAAGATGAATTTTCTTTGATGATCTGAGAATTGAAATCAATAAAATCTTTGGTCTGTAACGAAGACAAAAGATTGTTATCGTGTTTATGGGTAAAGATTTTTCCTTGGTCTGCTAAGTTTTTTAATTCAGGTGAAATAGGAGCAAACCATTTAGCAATAAGATAAGACATCACCGCAACAATCATTAGCGGAATAAACAAATCGTATCCAAAACTAGATTCAGCAATCAGGAAGATAGCCGTAAGTGGAGCGTACAACACACCGCTCATTGCACCGGCCATTCCTACCAAAATAAGATTGGTGACCGGAACATCAGTAAATCCTAAGGTTTGACAGATAAAAGCAAATAAAAACCCCACAGACCCTCCTGCAAATAGGGAAGGAGCAAAGTTTCCGCCATTTCCCCCACTAAAGATGGTAAAAGAAGTGGCA is drawn from Chryseobacterium muglaense and contains these coding sequences:
- a CDS encoding HTH domain-containing protein → MIENDTKRLSRLTSILLQLQTKRLITSTELSDKFSVSKRTI
- a CDS encoding IS5 family transposase; this translates as MLGKIKPDLQQNLFKTRLTELINMEHPLVKLAHEISWEKMEQEFAKLFSEQGRPSVAIRKIAGMLLLKEMFKESDETVVERWVENAYWQYFTGEDFFQTQQPFDPSNFVHFRKRIGEKGLEFLLGQSVSLHPKAKTEDEVQIDTTVQEKNITFPTDSKLAKKVIDNCVKIAEKEGVIQRQSYKRVSKQLLRDAYFGHHPRRQKKAKMARKKLRTIGKRVLRELERKLPSTILKDYEEVFKIYLKALTQERNTKDKIYSLHEPQVACIAKGKSGKAYEFGTKVAVVRGRKTGIISSIKRFSGNPHDSKTLEESLAQSERVRKSVGGTRPKKASTDRGFRGIKVVEGTVILLPTKKEKTRYEQQVARLRFRARTAIEPCISHLKRNHSLGLNFLKGVAGDINNALLAGIGYNLKMRLNQIKEQITLWLEILLRTFLCKYNFQNEN
- a CDS encoding outer membrane beta-barrel family protein — encoded protein: MYNKNKLSLSASFNYRDGGEYHDYRDYNSFPNEFWITRQAFKREYKRLNSVLGLQYAATANWTFGFQYIANTNNAKANRITKSSVYQYENSNPFNEILSEVNASQKPKFNSLNLFNEIKLDSLGKKINVNLDYFNYVNFDTRPYEGTSVRKIPFNIQYFNGINNNQQSTNNFSGKVDIELPTTWANWSTGGKISVSKTENYITAFNSGLVTTLNPDLPQINNQYHYDENVQALYVSGNKKINDQFEAQIGLRMEAIQTKSHSGNRNQSIDNKYTKLFPSINLSYSANKNSTYRFSYSKRIARPNFAELNPNLTYVTPFLSVEGNQVLRPYFVDNFEFFYTYKKLETKLYHSLENDVFNQVGLPYLETSNIRLIYKNIFDIRRYGISQTFTFDKLNWWNSINTLNINYSTAKTTDLMATVANGFTSFFTTNNDFNLNKPQTLLFNFSFDYYMFGNYGIDKIKPFTSTSLALQYLLLGKDLKITLKATDVFKTDRFRFTSIVNGVHRSSDYYFDTRMFQLAINYKFGSKKVNVKKRQTGNEDERARTGN
- a CDS encoding transposase, whose product is MTKLSKKVIGVDVGSKFLTVSFNDSNHQDQVYNIENNQRSILSFLKKISSDDYCFVIEATGNYSSRVLHLSLGNGFESSLINCMSVKHFARMKNIIAKTDAEDAKLIRLYGELFRPENYIPKSIEIEHLDQEIKLLNDLEEEKRRYAVKLKSLRYNPYLNPNTEKHYERRLKHLEKEIKEVEVRLPKLQDEEFKEVKDLLQSVSGIGEKTSLQLMTATSGFKNFDSAKSLVKYFGLAPRIYQSGKKCYSPGKCRTSKTHIRSLLYVCSWTAMKHNVHCKELYLRLLAKGKPKKLALIAVCNKLLRICFGVVKNKIAYQSDYKKNCKILT
- a CDS encoding cold-shock protein, whose protein sequence is MQQGTVKFFNETKGFGFITPSAGGPDIFVHTSGLVDNIRENDVVTYDVQNGNKGLNAVNVKIA